Part of the Flavobacterium sp. MDT1-60 genome, TATTTCTATAATTTCTTGCCATAACCGTATTTACTGCTTATCTTTGCACCCGAAACATCGCGGGATAGAGCAGTAGGCAGCTCGTCGGGCTCATAACCCGAAGGTCACAGGTTCGAGTCCTGTTCCCGCTACTAAGTAAGCTTCAGAGAAATCTGAAGCTTTTTTTGTTTTAATCGAATTGGTCGGGCTTATATCGGCCACGACAGACACAGGTTCGAGTCCTGTTCCCGCTACGGGATAAATTTTATTTCAATATTTTAAAAATTTAAAGCAGATTTTAACTTTAGTAACCAACCATGAAATGCCTTCGTCGTCTGCATGGGTGGAGAAAGACATGTATATTGGTTTTGAGTTTAGAGAAAAACGAACTGAAACAGAGGAAATTTACGATTCGTTTTTTTACATCCATTTAAAATCTGAAGACTTGGGTATAAGATATGAACTTGTAGAATGGAAAGATGTAGAAAGTGGGTTTTTAGGTTTATCAAAAAAAAATAGTGGAGCGCAGTACTTTTTATGTCTCTTTCTATACAGCTTATAACTCGAATGCGTCGGATACACGAACGGAATTTGAAATGGCATCAGAACACCTGCAGCAAAAGGCTCAATATTTATGGAAAGAATGGATAAATAAACTACATTATTATAAGGTCAGTACGAAATAGGTTTCATGAAGATATAAACGAGTTGTGCATCACTAGTATATGAAAATCTTCAATAAAATTAAATGAAGCTAAAAACAAAACCAGTAACTTTGATGAAATTACTATTCGCTATATAATACTCTTTATTGGCACAAAAAAGAACGTTGTAAACAAAGAAAGACGAATTTTGAGGCAAATTAATACAGTTAAGGTAAATTTTAAATATAAGAGGCTGTTTCCGGGTAGGGAAACAACCTCTTTTATTGTTTTATATAAGCATTCAAAGAAATAAACGGACATGCCGAACACCGTTTTACAAAGTAGGCAGATTTAATTAAATAAAAGAAATGGACAATCAACTTAAATCAGTAGTAATGCTGTTCGCAGCAATGCTATTGGTTTCTTGCAACAATGGAACAAAAACAGAAAAATCAAATTCATCTTCCATTATAAAAGAAGATGAAAAACCTGTAATTTCTCATGTAATGACCAAGGAAGAACAAACCAGGCTTACCCCTGATTCTATCTTACAGGAATTTATAGCAGGAAACAAACGTTTTCAAAGCGGTACCACTACAGTTCGCGACCATAGTAAACAAGCCAGAAAATCAGCACCGGGACAGTTTCCAAAAGCAGTTGTATTAAGTTGTGTAGATAGTCGTGTACCAGTCGAAGATGTATTTGACCAGGGTTTAGGTGATATTTTTGTGGGACGAGTAGCAGGAAATTTTGTAAACGAAGATTTATTAGGCAGTATGGAATTTGCTTGTAAGGTGTCAGGTGCAAAATTGGTTTTAGTAATGGGACATCAGCACTGCGGAGCTATAAAAGGTGCAATTGATGATGTAAAACTTGGCAATATTACAGCCATGCTTTCAAAAATAAAACCTGCTGTAGCAATGAGCCAGGATTTTACAGGTAAAAAACTTTCTAAAAATGATGACTTTGTAAAATACGTTTCCGAAAATAATGTGCGATATGCTATTGATCAAATCCGTGAAAAGAGTCCTATTCTTAAAGAAATGGAAGACAAAGGAGAAATAAAAATTGTAGGTGTATTTTATAATTTGACAGACGGAACACTTGAATTTTTGAAATAATGAGCATGAAAAATTATTTATTGGCACTCACTTTTTTGCTTGGCGGTTTACAATCAGTAATCGGGCAAAATAATCGTATTAACACAAACAACAGTATTGGATGGTATAACTTTTTTGGAACATTTAAAATCTCAGAAAAATTTGGAATACATACCGAATACCAATGGCGTAGAAATGAAATCATTACCGAGTGGCAGCAAAGTTTATTAAGAGTTGGGATAAACTATAACTTAAATTCAAGAGTATTATTCCGGGTTGGTTATGGTTGGATAGAAACATATCCTTACGGCGAAATACCTATAAACGGGATGGGCAGAAACTTCACAGAACATAGAATTTTTGAAATGGTACAGCTGAATCATAAAGAAGGAATCATTGATTTTTCACATAGATTTATGTTAGAACAAAGATTTGTAGGCCGGTACAGTTCAATAAATGAGACAACAGAAGACGAATTTCCGTTATTAAACCGAATTCGATATATGATAAGAGTTCAGGTACCTTTAAAAGGAAATGAGATAAAAGACAAAACACCATATTTGGCTTTCTATGACGAAATTTTTATTGGATTTGGAAAAAATGTAAATATGAACGTTTTTGATCAAAACAGAATTGGAATTTTATTAGGCTACAGGTTTAATAAAAATATAAGAATTGAAGGAGGTTACCTAAATCAAACCGTACAGTTGGGAAGACAAATAGACGGACAAAATGTTTTTCAAAACAATAATGGAGTAATATTGAATACCAATTTAAATTTTGACCTGACTAAAACAAATAAATAAAACTAACACAAATAGTAGAGATTTTGATGTTCGAATCTTTTCAGTTCACAAGAAAATAAAAAAGCCTGCACAGTATTCGTTTTGCAGGTTTTTTTATGATGTAATATTAGCCAAACAGATTTCGTCGTTTGGCTGTTTTTTTCAGCCAATTTCGTCATTTTTTTCTCGTTATGGCATAGACAGTTTGTTTTCCCTTTTTTGTTTCCATAACTATTTAAGAGTTCTTTTGTTTTAAAATATCGAGATAATGAACATTTGTCATTATGCCGAGAATATTACCAAAAGGGTCAACTACGGAAGCTGTTACAAATGTTCCTTTACCCTGGCTATGGTCTGTAATGGGTTGATACTGGGTTGCTCCCATTGCAATTAATCTGTCAAGTGTAGCTTTTAAATCGTCAACGTGCCAATGGGCAATAGCTCCGGATGGTTTTATTGAATAACCTTCTGGTGCATAGCTACTATCAATTATTCCTAATTCTTGTTGGTAGTCGCCAATACGAAATTCGGTGTATCCTGGCACATTAAAGTAGGGTTCAATACCTAAAAATTCACTGTACCATTTTTTAGCACCTTCATGGTCTGTTGCATAAAAGTTAACTGTTGCTAAACCTCTTAAAACTTGTTTCTTTTCCATTTCGATATTTTTTTAATTATTTATACAACAAAGGTAAAATGGTGTTATGACATCCCTATGTCAGGGGTCGATTTTTTTTTCAGAAAGCGCAAAATATTCTTTCAAGGTCAGTTTATGTGGTTCAAATTTTTCGTTTTTTGTTTGCAGTTGTATCCAAATTGAAGTCAGCCGTGAAAGTCTTTTTGTATCGTTGTCATTCATATTCAAATATCAGAAAAATTTTGTTGAGTTATTGGTTTATTAGATGCGCCCGCAGAGAAATCTGGAGCTTTTTTATGTTCAATTTATACATGAATTATAGCATTTTATACTTTACTTTCTGCAATCAGCTCCCAAATCCTTGCGTTGAAATTATCCTTGTTGATTCCTGTCAATTTCTCCAATACAACAAAATAATTTTCACTGCCTCCTTTTTTATTCTTTCCACTGCATAAAAATTCAATAACAGCAGAAAATCCTTTTTCTTTTTCAATTTTTTCAACCAGTAAAGCATTAACTACATAATCAGCCATTAGATGCTTTTGCTGACTTTCTCCAAAATTTACCTGAGGTGTGTATAATGCTAAAGTCAGCCAATCAGTCTTTGGATTTGAGGCCACTTTTTCTTTGAATGTTTTCAGAATCTCCTGCCATGATATACCCCAGCTTCCACCATAAAGGTAAGCACATCCTTCATCGACCGGCTTGTTTATTAAGTCCCTGGAATATGCAAAACGCGCTCTTTCATGCCACAAATCATGAGGATCAAAACTATTAAAATTTTCATCGCCATTACCGCTTACCAATATTAAAGTGTTGTTTTCATTTGCACTAAAATTAGTAGTGCTTTTGCCGTTATAATCTATTTTATAATCAACTCCTATATTTTGCAAAACATCCGGAAAATCCCTGCAACCGTACCATTCAATTTGTGCATTGGCAGTCTTTAGCTTTTTATCGAGAAGAGTTACTCTCTTTACATAATCAGAAGCTACTTTGCTATTTAAGGTATTTTTGAAATGAAAAGTACAATTTCCAATTTTTTTACTTTTCCACGAAACTGTATTTCGTTTTAACGGAGATGAAAAGTAAAATTTATTACCCTTTTGTTTCGCTAAAACTTCAAAACTGGCTGCTAAAACCGGAGTTTTTTCATTTATTCCCATATAAGAGAATTCAACTAAAAAATTATTAGTGTCTAATTGTACTATATTAGTTAAATATGCTTTATAAAAAGCATCCTCCTTGGTTTTAGTATTTCTCTCTATTTTTTTTATTTCATCGAGCAACAAGGAAGTTTCTAATAAGTCATCTTTTTCAACAAAAATATTTTCCTTGTTAGATTTTTCTTTTAGAGACAAAAAATCATTCAAAGATTTAACAAGCTTATTAGACACAATACTATCTTTAGGCAAATTTAAATTTGCTGACAAAGTCAATGATTTTGTTTGTCCAAAATTAGAGGTAGAAATCGATAAAAGCAGGCTCAGAAGAAATGTTTTTAATGTCATTGTTGTGGTTGTTATGTATTTTTAAATAAACAGCGAGAATATTATTTTACTGTGCTAATCTAAACAACTTAATAATAAAAACATTACGGATTACCTCATTTTAAATATAACTCCTAATAAGCACCTATAAAAATCTAGAATATATCAAAAGTAAATTACAAACTGAAAAAATTGAATACTTGAGATAAACATAATGGAAAGTATTGAAGGAAGCTAAATGAAATTTAATTTAATAGTATCAAAAAAATCAGGAAACAATTTTATAAAAATCATCCATAAAATGATTAGATATTTCAATACTTCCCTCTACAATAACTAAGCTTCAGAGAAATCTGGAGCTTTTTTTGTTTTTAGTAAACCTTACTATTGATTAGACAGAGTCTTTCTGAAAAAGCAGCAGGTTATTCTGTCAGCAACTATTTCATTTCTACAATCATTTCTACCTCGATTGCCATATTCTGCGGAAGTGTAAATACGCCTACAGAAGTACGGGCATGCCTGCCTTCTTCGCCAAATATTTCAATTAGTAAATCCGAAAAACCATTCATTACTTTAGATTGCTCCGTAAAGGAGTCGGTAGTATTTACATAACCGTTCACTTTGACTATCCGTTTTATTTTGTCCAGACTTCCAAAAGCCTGCTTAAGTACCGCCAGCTGATTTATAGCCGTTAACCTGGCAGCCTGATACCCTTCTTCCATACTTAAGTCCTGCCCTATTTTGCCGGTACTATATTTTCCATCTGTTTTAAGCGGTCCTCTCCCTGAAAGAAAAACCAAATTTCCAACTCTTACAAAATCCACATAACTACCTAAAGCTTCGGGTATTTTTGGCAATTGAATTCCTAACTGATTTAATTTTTGCTCCGGGGTCTGCGCAGACAAATTAAAACTCAATAGTACTAATGCAAACATTACTATATTTTTCATTGTTCCTTCTTATAATTTTAAAAAAAAGAAAGCCATCTCTAAAAGACAGCTTTCCTGATTTTTTATTTATTTTATGAATTTAATTAACTCGGCATTGAATTTTGGAAGCTCTTCTATAAATAAAGCATGACCGCTTTTCTCGAATGGAATCAAAGTTGAATTGGCAATTGATTTGTGCATTTGCTCAGCTAATTCATAAGAACAAATTTTGTCCTGTGTACCATGAAGAATAAGAGTTGGTATTTTGATTTTTTTCAAATCTTCTCTCAAATCAGTATCACGAAGTGCTTTCATAGATTCAGCCATTGCATATGGTGATGCTTGCGCCTGAATAGTACCAAGCCATGCACCTTGCCCTGCTGAAACACTTGTTTCATTGGCCGGAAAAATTTTTCCAAAATTCTCAAACAACTGTGGTCTGTTAGTATTATTAAGTGCAATAAGTCCATTTACATCTTCTTTTGTCCAGAAACCGTAATTAAAGTCTGCTCTTTTAGTCCATAATGGAGCCGCTGCGCCAAACAAAGCCAATTTTGAAACATGCGCTGCATTGTATTTGGCCACATAATGAATCACTGTTGCACCTCCCATAGAGAATCCGCCAATAGTGGCTCCTTCAATTTTAAGCTTGTCCAGGATCACTTTGATATCATCTGCATACACATCATAATTATAAGCCCCACCCGGTTTGTCTGATAATCCAAAACCTCTTAAGGTGATTCCGATAACACGGTATCCTTTTTGGATAAGTTCTGCATATTGGTATTCATACATTGCGTCGCTCAATGGCCATCCGTGAATCAATACTACCGGTTTTCCTTCTCCTAAATCTGTTACATGCAGTTTTACATTTTTTTCTACTTCAATATATTCTTCTCTTCCTAAGCTTGCCGGTTTTCTTTGGCTTTGAGAAAATACAGTTGATAGTGCTAATAAGAAAATTACTGCACTTGTTGTTACGATTGTTTTTAAATTGGTTTTCATCTTTTTACGTTTTAATTGTTATTTAAGTTTTAATTTTATTTCTGTCATTTCTTATTGACAGGACAAAATTGCTACATTTACAATTATAAATCAAATTAATAATTTTTATATATTATTAAAAATATTAATAACTATGTTTTTTTAAACAATAAAGTTGATGATAACATGCATCTAATTCCATTCTAATTCTGCAACAATTCCAAAAATCTAAATAATAAATTTATCTTTCTTAAATTTGCTTCAATAACTGTAATGTTTTAATTTCTAACTCCTAACAAAAATGGATTTTCAGAATAATGAATTTTCAAAAATAGAATCGTTAAAATCAACGAAAATAACTTTTGTAGTAAAAGCTTTAGGAGCAATTATTTTTGTGAGTATAATTTTAGCAATAATTAATTTAGAGATAGTCGTTATTGAATCGGGAAGGCTATCTGTTGAATTTAAAATTTCTTCTGTCGTACTATCCGTAATTCTTTTATCTTTTTTGGTATATGCCGTATTAAAGGGTAAAATTATTATCCGGAAAAATAAAATAACGAAAGTAATAGTTGATCAAAATGGTTTGCACCATTATAAAGATGAAACAATTATTGAATCCCTAACTTTTGAGTCTTTATATCCAAATCCTGATCTCAAAAATTATGATGTAGTTTTATCTGAGGGAGAAGATGTTGGTTTTGATATTTGTGTATATTATTTCGACAAATCCAGAAACACAATAATTTATAAAGCCATTATATTCAATACCCCATTTTCAATACGCAACAGAAAAGAATTAGAAAGACATTTCATAAAGGGCGTTATAAAGTTCAGATCCGATTTGAAAGTTTCACCAAAGGTTTTACATTTATTAAATATAAAGAATTCATAAAATTCAAAATTGTCTCGTCCTTAATTTACCTTACAGGATTTAACATTAATTCTATTTTTTACTTTGCGTTCAATTTGGGCAGTCAACGAAAAGTAAAATTCATTATGTTAATGGTAAAATCTATCAAAACCCAATGTTTTTAAAATTCTTTTTAGACACTAAACCCGCCAGACAGAATTTAGTAAAAAAGTGCTTTTGTATTAAAACAAAATATTTCAAGTAAATAAAAAAGTCCCATCGTTAAAATGGGACTTTTAAAAGTAAATCTAACTAAACAATTTAAAAGATAGCTTTTTTGATAAGCGTTTTTCCATTTTGTAAAGTTACTTTAACCACTAACATTTGGTTATTCAAAGCTAATGTTGGGGTAGAGAATTCGTTTGTGTTAACTTGTTCTTTCTCATAAATTAATTTTCCGTTTAAATCATAAACAAAAACTTTATCTATAACCTCTTCAAAAGAGTTGACATTTATTTGATTATTTTTTGCAGAAACTATTACTTCATTTCCTAATCCAATCGAATCGGAAGTATTCTTTTTTGCAGTTTTATTTGTGTTAACAGATCCATAATGAATAATAAAACGATTGTCATAAGTCCCCAGAAATGAAATAAAATTGTACGGACCCTCTTTTAGATTATGAAAAACTTTAAGTTTTTTATCCTCAAGATAAATAGATTGTTCTGTAAATAAACCATCAGCACTATCCAGCGTTATTGTGAAATATCCTCCTAAAAGAGAACGATAACCTAGTGGTACTACATCTTCATTATCGAATGGCAGCGTGCGCCCCTGGATAGTCAATTTTTCATTTTGATTGACACTATAAAAACTGGTATAAGAATTTCCACTCCAATCACGGGCATCAAAACGATTGTCATAATTATTGGTTGCTCCGTCAGCATAGCCAATAAGGATTTGTTCAAAACCACCTAATGGGTTTGTTAAATTCAGCCAAAAACGGTGCTTTTCTGTTGAAGCCGTTTTAGCTGTTTTACCTGGTTTCAAAAATTGCGTATTTTCTCCTTCTAAACGCATGTAATTATCAAAAACAATTGTTCCTGAAGCAATGCCCTCTGTCATAAAAGATTGAACGGCAGCAATTTTACCTGTAGGTTTTGTGCTGTTTATCCCTCCTGAGGTTTCTCCTGCCGCTGCTGCCGCAACACCACCTAAAGCATTGTAACATGCATAATCATCTAATAAATATTTTAAGAATTTAGGCGATGTATTATTTTTCCAAAAATACACAGTACCTCCTAAGACATTACTATTTGCATCTAAAAAGGCATCAGCGTCTAATGCAGACGGATAAGGATTACCAATTAAGTTCTTACTACCATTATTCTCAACTGTAAACTCAAAGTGTCCGTTGTTGGGAACACCTGTAAACTGAACTGGTTGTGAATAAGGAAAACTTACTGTTTCACCATTTGGCCATTTTCCGCTTTTTGGAGCACCAATAATATAACCTTTTGCTCCCGTCATTGAAGCTGAACCTTGCTCAGCCACCCAATTATTATTATAAAAACTGAAATATCTGTTAGACAAAGTATTGGGTGATACTATATTTAGTTTTTGTTCTGCAACCGGAGAAGACCAGTAGGAATAATCAGCGGTTTTCATTGGAGCCGAAATACGTTTGTAAATGATATTTCCAGTGTTTACTGCATCATTGATTTGAACTAAACTTGCGTTGTTTTCAAAAGTTAAAGATCCATTTTCTTTTACAGAAAGACCATTCTCTAATTTTAGAGTTATGCCACCAGGTACTGTAACTTTTGCAGTTGCATTAATTTGGCAGGAACAAGCACTAATATCTGCCGGTAATGTGTAATTTACATTATCAAAAATTATATTTTTGTTACTGTCAGGCAAACCATTTGACCATTCACCATTATATACTGTTGTTGATGCAGAAATCTTTATAACGTTCGAGTTTGAACTGGCAACAGAATTATACATTGCTCTTAATCTTATATAGTATTGAGTTCCTGTTAAACCAGTTATCTCTTCTGAATTGTACCCTCCAACTTCTTTGTCCTGAAAATCTGGAAGTATGTTAATAAATTCTTCATCAGTAGCTATATCATATCTATAGGAACTTGCATTAGCATTAGCGTCCCAATTAAGCATAAACGATGTTTGATTACAAGTTAGTTCCGGTACCTCACTTAATATTGGAGTTTGTATTATATTTGGAATATAATGTATTACAAAACGATCATCAAATGTTCCTTTTAAAGTACTGAATTCGTATCCTCCATTTTTTAAATTAAAATAGGTATTTGTTTTTTTATCTTCCAGATAAATCGCCTTATTCAGGAATTGCCCATCCAATTTACTAATATCTAAAGAAAAAACACCATCTATTGTTGAACTATAACCTAATTGAATAGTATCAGTATCTTCTAAAGGCAAGGCACGGCCCTGGATTACTAAATTTGTAGTTTGGGTTTTGCTGTAAAAATTAATAAAAGAATTTCCATTAAACCCATCTCCATCAAAACGATTGTCATATTCATTTGTTGCGCCCGGTACATATCCGATTAAGATTTGTTTAAACGCACCTGTTTTATTGGTAAGGTTCAGCCAAAAACGATGCTTTTCAATGGCTGTTTTATTGTTTTTTGTCTGTTTAAAAAACTGTCCATTGTTTCCCGTAACTCTCATTGAATTGTTAAAAGTAATTGTTCCGGTTGCTATAGAGGCAATCATGAAAGATTGTCCTGCTGCTATCTTACCGGTCGGTTCACTATTATTGATTCCGGGATTAATGGCTGGTCTGGTTGCTACACCACCTACGCCATTATATGCAGCATAATCATCTGAAGAATATTTGTTATTAGTAATGACGGTGTTGTGTGTCCATAAGTAAAGTGTACCACTTAAAATAGTACTGTTTTCTGCCATGAATTGATCAGCATCAAGAGCAGAAGGATATGGATTACCAACTAAACGATACTTATCTGCAGGGACTGTTTCTCCGTTAATATTACCGTTGTTTGGAACTCCAATAAACTTAACTTGTTGCGAGTATGGAAAACTTACAACTTCGTAATTTGGTGCCGGCCATGTTCCATCCTTTGGTGTACGAATAATATAACCAATACCCGGCTGCATCGCAATAGTACCATTATAATGTATTACCCACCCAGTTGGTCCATAGCTAAAATATTTGTCTGCCAGCGTATTTGGTGACAGGTTAAAAAGTGTCTGATTAGAAACAGGAGATGACCAATACGTATAATCAAAGTTTTTCATTGG contains:
- a CDS encoding T9SS sorting signal type C domain-containing protein, which translates into the protein MKQKLLNTIFFLKFDYWNFPNSKIRHTEKGVNLKLLFLFFSFLVGSSTVIAQARLFNATANTICSGKTVTLKVQITGTQYPSYTIRYTYTNAATGVVTPNTITGFSTSNSIFVSGAGEYRLTSVVSNTNISIPLNLTPVIVTVNPAPAKPNVQTVTQPSCLVNKGSITLNNLPATGTWIINPGAISGTGTSVVIPNLNPGSYSFTVNQNGCNSSPTNIVGINGQPAITPAPILATNITLGCNQGSYLQEWSAVAIATGYKLDVATDEGFTNFLAGYQDKELTNVTSETVTGLAPGTVYYVRVRAISDCGTSLNSGTGKVNPMQSTTYNSGSWSNGLPDSSKNVIFNSDFTIATNTNACSCQVNAGANVVVQSGIDLRIENGLTINPAGNLTFENNASLVQINDVPNSGIVTYKRTTAPMKNFDYTYWSSPVSNQTLFNLSPNTLADKYFSYGPTGWVIHYNGTIAMQPGIGYIIRTPKDGTWPAPNYEVVSFPYSQQVKFIGVPNNGNINGETVPADKYRLVGNPYPSALDADQFMAENSTILSGTLYLWTHNTVITNNKYSSDDYAAYNGVGGVATRPAINPGINNSEPTGKIAAGQSFMIASIATGTITFNNSMRVTGNNGQFFKQTKNNKTAIEKHRFWLNLTNKTGAFKQILIGYVPGATNEYDNRFDGDGFNGNSFINFYSKTQTTNLVIQGRALPLEDTDTIQLGYSSTIDGVFSLDISKLDGQFLNKAIYLEDKKTNTYFNLKNGGYEFSTLKGTFDDRFVIHYIPNIIQTPILSEVPELTCNQTSFMLNWDANANASSYRYDIATDEEFINILPDFQDKEVGGYNSEEITGLTGTQYYIRLRAMYNSVASSNSNVIKISASTTVYNGEWSNGLPDSNKNIIFDNVNYTLPADISACSCQINATAKVTVPGGITLKLENGLSVKENGSLTFENNASLVQINDAVNTGNIIYKRISAPMKTADYSYWSSPVAEQKLNIVSPNTLSNRYFSFYNNNWVAEQGSASMTGAKGYIIGAPKSGKWPNGETVSFPYSQPVQFTGVPNNGHFEFTVENNGSKNLIGNPYPSALDADAFLDANSNVLGGTVYFWKNNTSPKFLKYLLDDYACYNALGGVAAAAAGETSGGINSTKPTGKIAAVQSFMTEGIASGTIVFDNYMRLEGENTQFLKPGKTAKTASTEKHRFWLNLTNPLGGFEQILIGYADGATNNYDNRFDARDWSGNSYTSFYSVNQNEKLTIQGRTLPFDNEDVVPLGYRSLLGGYFTITLDSADGLFTEQSIYLEDKKLKVFHNLKEGPYNFISFLGTYDNRFIIHYGSVNTNKTAKKNTSDSIGLGNEVIVSAKNNQINVNSFEEVIDKVFVYDLNGKLIYEKEQVNTNEFSTPTLALNNQMLVVKVTLQNGKTLIKKAIF
- a CDS encoding RidA family protein, with protein sequence MKNIVMFALVLLSFNLSAQTPEQKLNQLGIQLPKIPEALGSYVDFVRVGNLVFLSGRGPLKTDGKYSTGKIGQDLSMEEGYQAARLTAINQLAVLKQAFGSLDKIKRIVKVNGYVNTTDSFTEQSKVMNGFSDLLIEIFGEEGRHARTSVGVFTLPQNMAIEVEMIVEMK
- a CDS encoding alpha/beta fold hydrolase; the encoded protein is MKTNLKTIVTTSAVIFLLALSTVFSQSQRKPASLGREEYIEVEKNVKLHVTDLGEGKPVVLIHGWPLSDAMYEYQYAELIQKGYRVIGITLRGFGLSDKPGGAYNYDVYADDIKVILDKLKIEGATIGGFSMGGATVIHYVAKYNAAHVSKLALFGAAAPLWTKRADFNYGFWTKEDVNGLIALNNTNRPQLFENFGKIFPANETSVSAGQGAWLGTIQAQASPYAMAESMKALRDTDLREDLKKIKIPTLILHGTQDKICSYELAEQMHKSIANSTLIPFEKSGHALFIEELPKFNAELIKFIK
- a CDS encoding carbonic anhydrase family protein — translated: MDNQLKSVVMLFAAMLLVSCNNGTKTEKSNSSSIIKEDEKPVISHVMTKEEQTRLTPDSILQEFIAGNKRFQSGTTTVRDHSKQARKSAPGQFPKAVVLSCVDSRVPVEDVFDQGLGDIFVGRVAGNFVNEDLLGSMEFACKVSGAKLVLVMGHQHCGAIKGAIDDVKLGNITAMLSKIKPAVAMSQDFTGKKLSKNDDFVKYVSENNVRYAIDQIREKSPILKEMEDKGEIKIVGVFYNLTDGTLEFLK
- a CDS encoding VOC family protein, whose product is MEKKQVLRGLATVNFYATDHEGAKKWYSEFLGIEPYFNVPGYTEFRIGDYQQELGIIDSSYAPEGYSIKPSGAIAHWHVDDLKATLDRLIAMGATQYQPITDHSQGKGTFVTASVVDPFGNILGIMTNVHYLDILKQKNS
- a CDS encoding DUF2490 domain-containing protein yields the protein MKNYLLALTFLLGGLQSVIGQNNRINTNNSIGWYNFFGTFKISEKFGIHTEYQWRRNEIITEWQQSLLRVGINYNLNSRVLFRVGYGWIETYPYGEIPINGMGRNFTEHRIFEMVQLNHKEGIIDFSHRFMLEQRFVGRYSSINETTEDEFPLLNRIRYMIRVQVPLKGNEIKDKTPYLAFYDEIFIGFGKNVNMNVFDQNRIGILLGYRFNKNIRIEGGYLNQTVQLGRQIDGQNVFQNNNGVILNTNLNFDLTKTNK